A part of Fusarium oxysporum Fo47 chromosome III, complete sequence genomic DNA contains:
- a CDS encoding uncharacterized protein (expressed protein), which produces MESSDNKIKVENFILQATPDREVVGMLQRLEVIMEQHIENYYHVKPIDIGVSVLAEQLTNLGISQDSSGFEAEAVAKWCLHPASRRLGLQHVVSHVLFNSIDCNSRNGISLLPGPAINFLRSIRSIDKSREDFNVMSVVLTKWRTLSALLLHPNPSERTPLEVSERAVRHQAEELVKELDAFLHCFVTPDQDNLQKQRHHMYSIIVEAAKLGYALFSHTGDWRFIYKDMGTPRAVVLCVGLQKLSHRDGRRLSSPQLVVEPRLATV; this is translated from the exons ATGGAGTCGTCAGACAATAAAATCAAGGTGGAAAATTTCATCTTGCAAGCAACACCCGACAGAGAGGTTGTTGGCATGTTGCAGCGGCTAGAAGTTATCATGGAGCAGCACATCGAGAACTACTACCACGTTAAACCGATAGACATCGGTGTATCGGTTCTGGCTGAGCAGCTCACGAATCTGGGCATCAGCCAGGATTCCTCGGGGTTCGAAGCTGAGGCTGTCGCTAAGTGGTGTCTGCATCCTGCTTCTCGTCGATTGGGCCTTCAGCATGTTGTCTCGCATGTTCTTTTCAACAGTATTGACTGCAACTCCCGGAACGGCATATCATTACTACCAGGACCTGCAATCAACTTCCTCCGGTCTATTCGCTCAATCGATAAGTCCCGAGAAGACTTCAATG TTATGTCAGTCGTCTTGACAAAGTGGCGTACCCTGTCCGCCCTGCTACTTCATCCCAACCCCAGTGAGAGAACGCCCCTTGAGGTGTCTGAGCGTGCAGTGAGACATCAAGCAGAGGAGCTTGTTAAGGAACTGGATGCATTTCTCCACTGTTTCGTTACGCCTGATCAAGATAACTTGCAGAAACAGCGCCACCACATGTATTCCATCATTGTTGAGGCGGCTAAACTCGGCTATGCACTGTTTTCGCACACTGGCGACTGGCGGTTCATTTACAAAGACATGGGTACGCCAAGGGCTGTCGTTCTATGCGTCGGCTTGCAGAAGCTGAGCCATCGGGATGGGCGGCGACTCTCGTCACCCCAGCTGGTTGTGGAGCCACGTCTGGCTACTGTGTAG
- a CDS encoding major facilitator superfamily protein, whose amino-acid sequence MDLRILPTVTIIYLLCFIDRANIGNAKIAGLEADLKMQGYDFNVSLSIFYISYILFEIPLNLLCKRIGPGWFIPACCVGFGICTTCTAFVHDFSTLCGLRFLLGVFEAAMLPANVYYLSRWYRRSELTFRLSFVIISASLAGAFGGLLASAILRLQSFGSLHSWRMIFAIEGTVTCAVGVISFFTLTDRVETATWLSPEQKKLANARIIAERVGTTEIIDTFGTKRMLRGILNPVVLPTAVISFFNFITVHGLSFFLPTIVRTIFPQHSVQNQQLLTVPPNVLGTIMCMLFCYTSWKLDKRGIFLIICAPFSMVGYSMFLATSNPHVRYAATFLPVCGIFALGAFPNAHVSANVISDTSRSSAVAFNVMLGNIGGLVSTWAFLPFDGPEYRIGNGLNLAAQSSVFLIGVCMYFAIERSNKRRSGVNVERVLDGKTLSEIQDLEWRHPDFRWHN is encoded by the exons ATGGATCTTCGTATACTTCCCACGGTTACAATTATTTACT TGCTTTGCTTTATTGATCGCGCAAACATTG GCAATGCCAAGATCGCAGGTCTAGAGGCCGACCTGAAGATGCAGGGTTACGACTTTAACGTTTCTCTCTCCATCTTTTATATCTCCTACATCTTGTTTGAGATCCCTCTGAATCTCCTGTGCAAGCGGATAGGGCCGGGCTGGTTTATACCTGCATGCTGTGTCGGCTTTGGTATCTGCACCACCTGCACAGCCTTCGTCCATGACTTCTCGACTCTGTGCGGGCTCCGGTTCTTACTTGGCGTCTTCGAAGCGGCCATGCTACCGGCTAACGTGTACTATCTCTCGCGTTGGTATCGACGCAGTGAACTGACCTTTCGGCTTTCGTTCGTCATCATCTCGGCATCCTTGGCGGGTGCATTTGGGGGCCTGCTTGCCTCTGCCATTTTGCGTCTTCAAAGTTTCGGCTCCTTGCATTCTTGGAGGATGATCTTTGCGATTGAAG GTACTGTGACCTGTGCAGTGGGAGTGATCTCATTTTTCACGCTTACCGATAGGGTCGAAACTGCCACCTGGTTATCACCGGAGCAAAAGAAATTAGCAAATGCAAGAATCATAGCAGAAAGAGTCGGAACAACCGAGATTATCGACACGTTTGGTACGAAGAGAATGCTCCGAGGCATCCTGAACCCAGTGGTGCTGCCAACAGCCGTgatatccttcttcaacttcatcactgTACATGGCCTGTCCTTCTTTCTCCCTACCATTGTTCGCACAATCTTTCCTCAGCACTCTGTCCAGAATCAGCAGCTCCTCACAGTTCCACCAAACGTCCTGGGCACGATTATGTGCATGCTATTCTGCTATACAAGCTGGAAGCTGGACAAGCGCGGCATCTTCCTTATCATATGTGCACCGTTCTCAATGGTAGGGTACAGCATGTTTCTGGCAACATCCAACCCACATGTGCGCTATGCGGCAACATTTTTGCCCGTATGCGGCATCTTCGCGTTGGGAGCATTCCCCAATGCCCACGTCTCAGCAAACGTCATTTCAGATACTTCTCGGTCTTCTGCGGTCGCCTTCAACGTGATGCTTGGTAACATTGGAGGTTTGGTATCAACTTGGGCATTTCTCCCTTTCGATGGACCCGAATATCGCATTGGTAACGGTTTGAATCTGGCAGCACAATCTTCTGTCTTTCTGATTGGTGTCTGTATGTATTTCGCGATTGAGAGGAGTAACAAGAGAAGATCTGGAGTGAATGTGGAGAGAGTATTGGATGGGAAGACTTTGTCAGAAATCCAAGACCTTGAATGGCGACACCCGGACTTCAGATGGCACAATTAG
- a CDS encoding major facilitator superfamily domain-containing protein — protein sequence MDDETAALYPVGIKLALITISLMLAVLCVALDNTIIAVAIPHITDQFHNLNDVGWYASAYLLTTCALQLLFGKLYALFSVKIVFLSALFVFELGSLICGIAPTSTALIIGRATAGLGSAGIFTGALVTIAHTVAREKRPMFFGLLGGMYGIASVAGPLMGGAFTDHATWRWCFYINLPLGGVTAVVILLILKLPPKPASKRGSFLQVLKLLDPIGTAVFIPSIICLLLALQWGGVKYQWSNARIVVLFVMFGALLIGFVTIQLIMKDDATVPSRIAGNRTIASAALFGFCIGGSFFILTYYIPIWFQVIKNTSAVRSGIYSLPMILANVVGIVGAGSLTTKLGHYAPFFIASAVIMSIGAGLITTFTVHTAQSKWVGYLFIYGFGVGLGFQQGGVAAQAVLPLKDVSIGTAMVMFVQMLGGALFVSVAQNLFTNQLVKNLMALGIPNLHPEVIVHAGATSLRSMIDPEALPQVLTAYNAALVKTFELALIMSCLSIFGALGVKWKSVKGKEVAPGGA from the exons ATGGACGACGAAACAGCGGCGCTCTATCCCGTGGGGATCAAGCTCGCGCTCATAACAATCAGTCTCATGTTGGCCGTTCTTTGTGTTGCTTTGGATAATACT ATTATTGCTGTGGCAATTCCGCACATCACAGATCAATTCCACAACCTCAATGATGTAGGATGGTATGCTTCAGCCTATCTACTGACGACATGCG CTCTGCAACTTCTATTTGGCAAACTTTACGCCCTCTTCAGTGTCAAGATCGTTTTTCTCTCGGCGCTATTTGTGTTCGAGCTTGGTTCTCTGATCTGCGGTATTGCACCAACGTCGACTGCGCTCATCATCGGTAGAGCAACCGCAGGCTTGGGCAGTGCTGGCATTTTCACCGGTGCGCTCGTCACGATTGCGCACACAGTTGCACGGGAAAAGAGACCCATGTTCTTCGGCCTTTTGGGCGGCATGTATGGCATAGCTTCCGTCGCTGGACCTTTA ATGGGCGGCGCTTTTACGGACCATGCAACATGGAGATGGTGCTTTTATATCAACCTGCCTCTGGGTGGTGTGACAGCGGTTGTCATCCTACTCATCCTGAAACTACCCCCCAAGCCGGCTTCAAAGCGAGGATCGTTTCTCCAAGTTCTCAAACTTTTGGATCCCATTGGAACTGCTGTTTTCATACCGAGCATCATTTGCCTCCTCCTGGCTCTTCAGTGGGGAGGGGTCAAGTACCAGTGGTCGAATGCACGAATTGTTGTTCTGTTTGTCATGTTCGGCGCCTTGCTTATTGGATTCGTAACCATTCAGCTAATTATGAAGGACGATGCAACGG TTCCGTCACGAATCGCTGGCAATAGAACTATTGCCTCAGCTGCCCTGTTCGGGTTCTGTATTGGTGGCTCATTCTTCATTCTGACATACTACATTCCAATCTGG TTCCAGGTCATTAAGAACACATCTGCGGTTCGATCCGGTATATACTCACTACCTATGATCCTAGCAAATGTGGTAGGAATTGTCGGCGCTGGCTCCTTGACTACTAAACTTGGCCACTACGCACCCTTTTTCATCGCTAGTGCTGTCATCATGTCTATTGGCGCTGGACTGATTACCACCTTCACCGTGCACACTGCACAATCCAAATGGGTTGGTTACCTATTCATTTATGGCTTTGGTGTCGGCCTTGGCTTTCAGCAAGGTGGTGTAGCCGCACAGGCCGTCCTGCCTTTAAAAGACGTGTCTATCGGCACTGCCATGGTCATGTTTGTGCAGATGCTAGGTGGAGCCCTGTTTGTTTCTGTTGCTCAAAACCTGTTTACCAATCAACTAGTCAAGAACCTGATGGCTCTGGGTATTCCCAACCTGCATCCTGAGGTTATTGTACATGCGGGAGCGACGAGTCTGAGGTCTATGATAGACCCTGAGGCTCTGCCCCAGGTCTTAACTGCATACAATGCGGCTCTCGTCAAGACGTTCGAGCTTGCTCTTATAATGAGCTGTCTTAGTATCTTTGGTGCTCTGGGTGTTAAGTGGAAGAGCGTTAAGGGGAAAGAAGTCGCTCCAGGCGGCGCTTAA